The Pyrenophora tritici-repentis strain M4 chromosome 9, whole genome shotgun sequence sequence CTTTGGAAGTTGCTTTTGGAACAGGTTCTTGAGACCTGTAAGAACAATCGTACTCTCTCTAGCTCCGTCATTGTTAACGACTCGGAATTCAATATCGCCGTTTCGTTCTTCAATAACTGCGGGCTTCAGAGCAGTTAGTATGATTTAATGATTTGATGTTCCAAGATGTCCGCATACCTTTTCTGGGAATGGAACTACCCGCTTAGCGATTTGGGGTTTAACATCTGCCTCTTCTAACCGAATGTCATTCCCTTCGATTCTCTTGGTAGCAGGTGCGGCATCCAGTTCCTCGGAAGCTGAGCGCTTCACGGCGCGGACGTTTTGCCCGTTAACAGCTGAGATTGAGTGCGAGTCCGCGGCGTCTACCTGCATCGAATACCAGCAAATGTCAAGTGGATTTGGTGAATCTAAAAATATCTAGACCTTTAGGTTTGAACAGTGAGAAATGTTGTGGTTTAGTGTTGGTTAATCAGGAGGCTGGACGGGACGCCCCGCGTGTTGCGACATGAATGTTTGCCACGCCGGCTAATCTCCGGTCGACCCACGTGATTCAGTTCACTCCGTATTTGAAGTTGTTTTTGGTTAGACTACACAAATACCACAGGTCTATTAGTACAATGTGTTAGCGATAGATGCCCTAGACAACAGTGATTACTATGCAGGCTCCGAGCGGCTGGCGGATATAATGTTCTTCTTTTGTACCTGCCTTGCAGATATGATGTTATTGTTATTGATAATCCCCAACGCCGCGCTATGCATACCATGCCCATGCCTTGATTGTTTGAAAGCTTTCCAATACCGTCACTATTCGACCTCTACTCGTCCTGTTGCCATTGGTACTCCAACTTCTCGATATCTGCCTTTCGGTTCCTTGAGTTGAACCACTGCTTCTCAAACCCGTTTCCTCGATCGATGCCGTCCCAACGATGTCCTGGGCGTATATTGTATCTATTCGGCTGGAAAGGACCTTGGTATAGTGGCTTGCCTGTGATGCTTCTACCCGCTTTCTTCTTGCGTAAGAAGCCTGACGCAGGGTCATTCCAATGGCCACGTTCCTTCAGCTCGTCGTTGAGTTCCGCGTCGTCGGCGTAACGCGCAATAGTCATTGTCTTCGCGTCCTTTAGTTGTTGTTTGCGGCGTTCGGCTTCTGCGTTTTGTACGTCTCCGCGGGCGGCCTTTTCCTTTTCGCGCTTTTTGCGCTCTTCTTCCTCGGCTTTCTTCTGCGCTTCTGCGCGCTTCTTCGCGACGTTGATTATGCGACCGCTGGCGTCACGGTAGATTGTCTCTTGCGCTGCGCTGCCCATCTTTTTCATGACTTGCTCGGCCTCGCGCTTCTCTTCATCTTGCTTCTTTTTTATGGCTGCTGCGACCTCGGCGGCACTTTGGAGACCGGCTTTGGCACCTGATCCCATTCGCAGCACGCCATCGGCGTCGACCATCTCCGGTGCCTCATCTTCGGCTTCGGCTTCCTTTTGTCGTTCTATGGCGGCTCCCGCGATGATGGCGTCGGCGGCAGCTGCATCGGCAGCAAGTTGTTCGGCGTGTGAAGGTGCAGCCACGCCCACAGATGTCCAGATAGCAGCGCCAGTTCCCTTTGGTTTCTTCTTGGACTTTTTCAGTGTGCCTCCACCAACTAGCAAATTGAATGTTAGCGCAGAACTTATGCAAGGTGGATGAATCAGGGCTGCCATACCTATCATTGGCGCATCATCGTCGTCCTCGTCTGCTTTCTCTTTCCAGCCCAGATTATCATCGTCGTCGATGATGAGGCCGGCATCCTTGTTCTTCCGCTTGCGCTTCTTCGATTTCTTGTCTGAGTCGGCCGTAAGGTAATTCTTGGCCAAGTAGTCCGCAAGTCCAGACATGCCTGGGTTTTTAGTGTGGGTAGGTTCGTGGATGGCCGTCATTCACAGCTCGGTGCGGAAAGTCGATGCGACTTGGCGCGCGCCGTGTTCCGCATCACGTGATGTCGTGTACTGGCGTGATGGCGATCAGCGGCATATATGCACCTCTCTCCCAACATCACGTTTGCATTACGACCATGACACCCGGAGAGCGC is a genomic window containing:
- a CDS encoding TolA, Membrane protein involved in colicin uptake translates to MSGLADYLAKNYLTADSDKKSKKRKRKNKDAGLIIDDDDNLGWKEKADEDDDDAPMIVGGGTLKKSKKKPKGTGAAIWTSVGVAAPSHAEQLAADAAAADAIIAGAAIERQKEAEAEDEAPEMVDADGVLRMGSGAKAGLQSAAEVAAAIKKKQDEEKREAEQVMKKMGSAAQETIYRDASGRIINVAKKRAEAQKKAEEEERKKREKEKAARGDVQNAEAERRKQQLKDAKTMTIARYADDAELNDELKERGHWNDPASGFLRKKKAGRSITGKPLYQGPFQPNRYNIRPGHRWDGIDRGNGFEKQWFNSRNRKADIEKLEYQWQQDE